Proteins found in one Planctomycetes bacterium MalM25 genomic segment:
- the tlyC_2 gene encoding Hemolysin C, with amino-acid sequence MSQAALFWTAAGSLLATFLAAIGARALRAFSRTELQEICQRGERLERFGEILRQHEATALGVELIGAFTGALFAVSSFAWSLGREETQSSVLLAAGGVGLVLAALRVATPWAITRVFAAPFLYHTWPLWRVLGSLAEPLRAGARLIDAVLHRLAGREPSVPDEESIGEEIRTIVTEGHREGLLEEDAREMIEGVIELGDGDVSQIMTPRTEMHMLQVDLPWEELVADVIRVGHTRIPIYESSRDDLVGVLYVKDLIPELAKPDPEERRSIRELARKPIFVPETKAVDDLLTMFQQERTHIALVLDEYGGLAGLVTIEDVLEEIVGEIVDEYDGEVEEEIYAVETNACEALGRTHVDEINERLGLRLPEDGDFDTIGGYVFTELGRVPRLGEQVEHNGTVRVTVLEVSKRRIERVRVERIESATAESA; translated from the coding sequence GTGAGCCAAGCCGCGTTGTTTTGGACCGCCGCCGGCTCGTTGCTGGCGACCTTCCTCGCCGCGATCGGCGCACGGGCGTTGCGCGCGTTCTCGCGGACCGAGCTCCAAGAGATCTGCCAACGCGGCGAACGGCTGGAGCGCTTCGGCGAAATCCTCCGTCAGCACGAGGCGACCGCCCTGGGCGTCGAGCTGATCGGCGCTTTCACCGGGGCGTTGTTCGCGGTCTCTTCGTTCGCCTGGAGCCTGGGTCGGGAGGAGACGCAGAGCTCCGTCCTGCTGGCCGCCGGCGGAGTCGGACTGGTTCTGGCCGCCCTGCGGGTGGCGACCCCTTGGGCGATCACGCGCGTCTTCGCCGCGCCGTTCCTCTACCACACCTGGCCGCTGTGGCGCGTGCTGGGCTCGCTCGCCGAGCCGCTGCGGGCCGGCGCCCGGCTGATCGACGCCGTGCTTCACCGCCTGGCGGGCCGCGAACCCTCGGTCCCGGACGAGGAGAGCATCGGCGAGGAGATCCGCACGATTGTGACCGAGGGGCACCGCGAGGGGCTCCTCGAAGAGGACGCGCGGGAGATGATCGAGGGCGTCATCGAGCTGGGCGACGGCGACGTCTCGCAGATCATGACCCCGCGGACCGAGATGCACATGCTGCAGGTCGATCTCCCGTGGGAAGAGCTGGTCGCCGACGTGATCCGCGTGGGGCACACCCGCATCCCGATCTACGAGTCGTCACGCGACGACTTGGTCGGTGTGCTTTACGTGAAGGACCTCATCCCCGAGCTGGCGAAGCCCGACCCGGAGGAGCGCCGCAGCATCCGCGAGCTAGCCCGCAAGCCGATCTTCGTCCCCGAGACCAAAGCGGTCGACGACCTGCTCACGATGTTCCAGCAGGAACGGACCCACATCGCCCTCGTGCTGGACGAGTACGGCGGGTTGGCGGGGCTGGTGACCATCGAGGATGTGCTGGAAGAGATCGTCGGCGAGATCGTCGACGAGTACGACGGCGAGGTCGAAGAGGAGATCTACGCGGTCGAGACGAACGCTTGCGAGGCGCTCGGCCGCACGCACGTCGATGAGATCAACGAGCGGCTCGGCCTCCGGCTCCCCGAGGACGGCGACTTCGACACGATCGGCGGCTACGTCTTCACCGAGCTGGGCCGCGTCCCGCGCCTCGGCGAACAGGTCGAGCACAACGGCACGGTCCGCGTGACCGTGCTGGAGGTCAGCAAGCGGCGCATCGAGCGTGTCCGCGTCGAGCGGATCGAGTCGGCGACGGCCGAGAGCGCGTAG
- the bamD gene encoding Outer membrane protein assembly factor BamD: MLRSALLALTTITLATPAALAWEWPTLFGASEEEAQETASAVERPGGREWWRKNKGRAVFAPGKGYQVEGVEGFFDGAGVPIAAAIDEQTLRLNSSFEQESGLLPGLDPRKAATRVREATGYGPDQRIAEALFKEGVQLFQEKNYAPAATKFEAAANRWPGTDLAAKSLFNRGESHYFDEEFKEASDAYIELLDKHPSTAKLDTTVERLWAIGQFWEEAYFGDSWHYPFDYNPINGTRPNFDTVGHAVRLYEAIRLNDPTGPRADDAIMATAGIHFRRQRFSDADYHYSLLRNEYPRSEHQFDAHVLGLQAKLRRYYGPDYDGTPLREAKRLEEVTRANFSGRLNDEERTRLTEVRAQVARAIEERDLRMVSYYEGTEHIAAAKYYLARIIREHPDSPAAEQAETKLAEIEGLPDNPDVPLEWAINLMPESKKFESINSVQLATPDTPVSPDAGRTLIADESANEGTTTR, translated from the coding sequence ATGCTCCGCTCCGCCCTGCTAGCACTCACTACCATCACGCTCGCCACCCCCGCTGCGCTCGCTTGGGAGTGGCCGACGCTCTTCGGAGCGAGCGAAGAGGAAGCCCAGGAAACGGCCTCCGCCGTCGAGCGACCGGGCGGCCGCGAGTGGTGGCGCAAGAACAAGGGCCGGGCCGTCTTCGCGCCGGGCAAAGGCTATCAAGTAGAAGGCGTCGAAGGCTTCTTCGACGGCGCCGGCGTGCCGATCGCGGCGGCGATCGACGAGCAGACGCTCCGGCTCAACAGCTCGTTCGAGCAAGAGAGCGGCCTGCTGCCCGGCCTCGACCCCCGCAAGGCGGCGACGCGCGTCCGCGAAGCGACCGGCTACGGACCCGATCAACGCATCGCCGAGGCGCTCTTCAAGGAGGGCGTGCAGCTCTTCCAAGAGAAGAACTACGCCCCCGCCGCGACCAAGTTCGAGGCGGCCGCCAACCGGTGGCCCGGCACCGACCTCGCCGCAAAGTCGCTCTTCAACCGGGGCGAGTCTCATTACTTCGACGAAGAGTTCAAAGAGGCTTCCGACGCCTACATCGAACTGCTCGATAAACACCCCAGCACGGCCAAGCTCGACACCACGGTCGAACGCCTCTGGGCGATCGGTCAATTCTGGGAGGAGGCTTACTTCGGCGACTCCTGGCACTACCCGTTCGACTACAACCCGATCAACGGGACGCGGCCCAACTTTGACACGGTCGGGCACGCGGTGCGGCTCTACGAGGCGATCCGCCTGAACGACCCGACCGGCCCCCGGGCCGACGACGCGATCATGGCGACCGCCGGCATCCACTTCCGCCGCCAGCGGTTCAGCGACGCCGACTACCACTACTCGCTGCTCCGCAACGAGTACCCGCGCAGCGAGCATCAGTTCGACGCGCACGTGCTCGGACTGCAAGCCAAGCTCCGCCGCTACTACGGGCCGGACTACGACGGAACGCCCCTCCGCGAGGCGAAGCGTCTCGAAGAGGTCACGCGGGCCAACTTCTCCGGCCGCCTCAACGACGAGGAACGGACCCGCCTCACCGAGGTCCGCGCCCAGGTCGCCCGGGCGATCGAGGAACGCGACCTCCGCATGGTCTCTTACTACGAGGGGACCGAGCACATCGCCGCGGCGAAGTACTACCTGGCCCGCATCATCCGCGAGCACCCCGACTCCCCCGCCGCCGAGCAAGCCGAGACCAAGCTGGCCGAGATCGAGGGGCTGCCGGACAACCCGGACGTGCCGCTCGAGTGGGCCATCAACCTGATGCCCGAGAGCAAGAAGTTCGAGTCGATCAACTCGGTCCAACTCGCCACGCCCGACACGCCCGTCAGCCCCGACGCCGGCCGCACGCTCATCGCCGACGAGTCGGCCAACGAAGGCACGACGACGCGCTAG
- the dat gene encoding D-alanine aminotransferase, producing MSERQAYLNGQWIPDEGLSISIGDPGFALGVTITERLRTFVGRIWRQAEHVERLRRSARVVGVPDETVNELDAAITEYLSRHEPLRTAGRVEGVEDDWAIVAFATPGVGGEPTRCVHGFPLAFGDWAHQFTEGVALRLSTHRQTPPSCWPAELKCRSRMHYYLADQEARRLEPGARALLLDQEGFVGEASTANVVVYNEAEGIVSPRMEKVLPGVSVAVLRELAEEAGVPFTERDLTVEEFRCADEAWLSSTSICLLPVTRLDGEPVGSGRPGPGYARFLRLWNDATGIDIAEQARRSRVAR from the coding sequence ATGAGCGAGCGGCAGGCGTACCTCAACGGTCAGTGGATTCCCGACGAAGGTCTCTCGATCTCGATCGGCGACCCCGGATTCGCGCTGGGGGTGACCATCACCGAGCGGCTGCGCACCTTTGTCGGCAGAATCTGGCGGCAGGCGGAGCACGTCGAGCGGTTGCGGCGTTCGGCCCGGGTCGTTGGCGTGCCGGATGAGACGGTCAATGAGCTCGATGCCGCCATCACCGAGTACTTGAGTCGGCACGAGCCGCTCCGCACTGCGGGGCGTGTGGAGGGCGTCGAGGACGATTGGGCGATCGTCGCCTTCGCTACGCCGGGCGTCGGCGGCGAGCCGACGCGGTGCGTGCACGGCTTCCCGCTCGCCTTCGGCGACTGGGCCCACCAGTTCACCGAAGGGGTGGCGCTCCGCCTCAGCACACACCGGCAGACGCCCCCCAGCTGCTGGCCAGCCGAGCTGAAGTGCCGCAGCCGCATGCACTACTACCTCGCCGACCAAGAGGCCCGCCGGCTTGAGCCGGGCGCTCGGGCCTTGCTGCTCGACCAGGAGGGCTTCGTCGGCGAGGCGTCGACAGCGAACGTGGTCGTCTACAACGAGGCCGAGGGGATCGTCTCGCCGCGGATGGAGAAGGTGCTGCCGGGAGTGAGCGTCGCCGTGCTGCGGGAGCTTGCCGAGGAGGCGGGCGTGCCGTTCACCGAGCGCGACTTGACCGTCGAGGAGTTCCGCTGCGCCGACGAGGCGTGGCTCAGCAGCACCTCGATCTGCCTGCTGCCCGTGACGCGTCTCGATGGCGAGCCGGTCGGCTCAGGCCGCCCAGGCCCGGGCTACGCGCGCTTCTTGCGGCTGTGGAACGACGCGACAGGAATCGATATCGCCGAGCAAGCTCGGCGGAGCCGTGTGGCGAGGTGA
- a CDS encoding Transglutaminase-like superfamily protein produces the protein MLSFMNRSLAVIALIACAAPAFGQLKAAPAGGTTVAEATETTVRFRVGAIVTAKRGPVKDILGMVAVPIDCDEQTVRLDEEDISKLVAGYEFRDLAGGAARLLVFSIPYLDSGAEARVVLTYKVTTRTTPPPEEAEADRLVIARRPPRNLRGYLGPSPFVESKHPKIKRLAKSIRADLEESAGEEELSDWARIEGLYDYVMDNIEYFEGPDTSALKTLADETADCHGRSALFVALCRASGVPARMVWVQDHCYPEFYVEDEEGEGRWWPAESAGTRAFGEMPIARTVMQKGDDFRVPREPGRPPERMRYATDFLTGRPAVKGAGKPSVKYLREIVP, from the coding sequence ATGTTATCGTTCATGAATCGGTCTCTAGCTGTCATCGCCCTGATCGCGTGCGCGGCGCCCGCGTTCGGGCAACTGAAGGCCGCCCCGGCGGGTGGGACCACCGTCGCCGAGGCGACCGAGACCACCGTGCGGTTCCGTGTCGGCGCGATCGTGACCGCGAAGCGCGGCCCGGTGAAGGACATCCTCGGCATGGTCGCCGTACCGATCGACTGCGACGAGCAGACGGTGCGACTCGACGAGGAGGACATCAGCAAGCTGGTCGCCGGCTACGAGTTCCGCGACCTGGCCGGTGGCGCCGCACGGCTGTTGGTCTTTTCGATCCCGTACCTTGATTCGGGCGCCGAGGCCCGTGTCGTGCTGACCTACAAGGTCACAACCCGCACAACTCCCCCACCCGAAGAGGCCGAGGCGGACCGTTTAGTGATCGCCCGCCGGCCGCCGCGTAACCTGCGTGGCTACCTGGGGCCGAGCCCGTTCGTCGAGTCGAAACATCCCAAGATCAAACGCCTCGCCAAATCGATCCGAGCCGACCTCGAAGAATCAGCGGGCGAGGAAGAGCTGTCCGATTGGGCGAGGATCGAGGGGCTTTACGATTACGTGATGGACAACATCGAGTACTTCGAGGGCCCCGACACCAGCGCCCTCAAGACGCTCGCCGACGAGACCGCCGACTGCCACGGCCGCAGCGCGCTGTTCGTCGCCCTCTGCCGCGCCAGCGGCGTGCCCGCCCGCATGGTCTGGGTGCAGGACCACTGCTACCCCGAGTTCTATGTCGAGGACGAAGAGGGCGAGGGCCGGTGGTGGCCCGCCGAGAGCGCCGGCACGCGGGCGTTCGGCGAGATGCCGATCGCGCGGACCGTCATGCAGAAGGGGGACGACTTCCGCGTCCCCCGCGAGCCGGGCCGCCCGCCCGAACGGATGCGTTACGCGACCGATTTCCTCACCGGCCGCCCCGCGGTTAAGGGCGCTGGCAAGCCGAGTGTGAAGTACCTGCGCGAGATCGTGCCCTGA
- the pknD_3 gene encoding Serine/threonine-protein kinase PknD — protein sequence MTAPESIDATECPSDQRLAAWLNDQLAPEEVEPIEAHLESCEACALRLDDLTTEPDSLVERLRDAAGLGGPGAAEPAQDPNLLFGALAMQAGLISAQQFADSCVLWASRSGVSLAELMVDQGWIDQAARQSVEALLAARSPRSTTNPSAETLAGHSATPIAVGETLSHTPLPTEHLRLKHLHSQGGIGQVWLAQDALLGREVALKELLPELRGSKKHRERFFREARVGAQLSHPGTAPVYEYREEAGRCYYTMKFYSGRTFTEAIREAHQTRGDAEDAAPWFDRFFPLLEQFLSVCDTIAYAHAQGIVHRDLKGDNIVLGEYGEVTVVDWGLAKAIPGAGAAASPARLVGESPTLEGERLGTPGFMAPEQARGEMAGIDERTDVYGLSAVLYELLTTRAPFSGETSNEVMHRVEVQPPAPPSLSHPDTPTQLEAICLRGLAKRKATRFASARDLSEAVRSWLTRQVDRQREAERQAKFFALSQDLFVAMDDRGMINHVNPAFLKFFNTTVEDSVGFHYLEDIHPDDQALVNRLFEQVLRGVSQYDTVIRVKDEEGVFRRVSWSLTRVPGEPTLYAVGRPIDEEGERRRATLARAEFFSLSPDLFVISDEQGRAGQVNEAWERVLGWKPEEVEGRPFIEFIHPDDVGRASRAGRKSLLRGPVSDLEMRLRHRDGGYRTIVWSLCRLHGDRINYAIGREVPGGATE from the coding sequence ATGACCGCGCCCGAATCGATCGACGCGACCGAATGCCCCAGCGACCAACGCCTTGCCGCGTGGCTGAACGATCAGCTGGCGCCCGAGGAGGTCGAGCCGATCGAGGCACACCTCGAATCGTGCGAGGCGTGCGCCTTGCGGCTGGACGACCTCACCACCGAACCCGACTCGCTGGTTGAACGGCTGCGCGACGCGGCGGGCCTTGGCGGGCCGGGCGCCGCGGAGCCGGCGCAGGACCCGAACCTCCTGTTCGGCGCCCTCGCGATGCAGGCGGGCCTGATCTCGGCGCAGCAGTTCGCCGATTCGTGCGTGCTGTGGGCGTCGCGGAGCGGTGTCTCGCTGGCCGAGTTGATGGTCGATCAGGGCTGGATCGACCAGGCGGCCCGGCAATCGGTCGAGGCGCTGCTCGCCGCGCGTTCGCCACGCTCGACGACCAACCCCTCGGCGGAGACCCTCGCCGGCCACAGCGCGACGCCGATCGCCGTGGGCGAAACGCTCTCCCACACGCCCCTTCCCACCGAACACTTGCGGCTGAAGCACCTGCACTCGCAGGGGGGCATCGGTCAGGTCTGGCTCGCTCAGGACGCGCTGCTGGGACGTGAGGTGGCGCTCAAGGAGCTGCTGCCCGAGCTTCGCGGTTCGAAGAAGCATCGCGAACGCTTCTTCCGCGAGGCACGCGTCGGCGCGCAGCTCTCGCACCCCGGCACGGCGCCGGTGTACGAGTACCGGGAGGAGGCGGGCCGCTGTTACTACACGATGAAGTTCTACTCCGGACGCACTTTCACCGAGGCGATCCGTGAGGCGCACCAAACTCGCGGCGACGCCGAGGACGCCGCCCCCTGGTTCGATCGCTTCTTCCCGCTGCTCGAGCAGTTCCTCTCCGTCTGTGACACGATCGCCTACGCCCACGCCCAGGGGATCGTCCACCGCGACCTGAAGGGGGACAACATCGTGCTCGGGGAGTATGGCGAGGTGACGGTCGTCGATTGGGGCCTCGCCAAGGCGATCCCCGGCGCCGGCGCGGCCGCCTCGCCGGCGCGGCTCGTGGGCGAGTCGCCGACGCTTGAGGGCGAACGCCTCGGCACGCCCGGCTTCATGGCGCCCGAGCAGGCGCGGGGCGAGATGGCGGGGATCGACGAGCGGACCGACGTGTACGGCCTCTCGGCCGTGCTCTACGAGCTGCTCACGACCCGTGCGCCCTTCTCCGGCGAGACCTCTAACGAGGTGATGCACCGGGTCGAAGTACAGCCCCCCGCGCCGCCCAGCCTGTCGCACCCCGACACGCCGACCCAGCTCGAAGCGATCTGTCTCCGCGGGCTGGCGAAGCGCAAGGCGACCCGTTTCGCCTCCGCCCGCGACCTGAGCGAGGCGGTGCGGAGTTGGCTCACCCGGCAGGTCGATCGGCAGCGCGAGGCGGAGCGTCAGGCGAAGTTCTTCGCGCTGTCGCAGGACCTGTTCGTCGCGATGGACGACCGGGGCATGATCAACCACGTGAACCCCGCCTTCCTCAAGTTTTTCAACACGACCGTCGAAGACTCGGTCGGCTTCCACTACCTCGAAGACATCCACCCGGACGACCAGGCGTTGGTCAACCGCTTGTTCGAGCAGGTTCTGCGCGGCGTGTCGCAATACGACACGGTGATCCGCGTTAAGGACGAGGAGGGCGTCTTCCGCCGCGTGAGTTGGTCGCTCACCCGAGTGCCGGGGGAGCCGACCCTCTACGCCGTCGGGCGTCCGATCGACGAGGAGGGCGAACGCCGGCGGGCGACCCTGGCGCGGGCGGAGTTCTTCTCGCTCTCGCCCGATCTGTTTGTGATCTCCGACGAGCAGGGCCGTGCCGGCCAGGTCAACGAGGCGTGGGAGCGGGTGCTCGGTTGGAAGCCCGAGGAGGTCGAGGGCCGACCGTTCATTGAGTTCATCCACCCGGACGATGTCGGGCGGGCTTCGCGGGCCGGGAGGAAATCGCTGTTGCGCGGCCCGGTCTCCGACCTGGAGATGCGCCTGCGGCATCGCGACGGCGGCTACCGGACCATCGTCTGGTCGCTCTGCCGCTTGCACGGTGACCGGATCAACTACGCCATCGGGCGCGAAGTTCCCGGCGGGGCGACCGAGTGA
- the sigD_3 gene encoding ECF RNA polymerase sigma factor SigD, with protein MSEATRITLLERVRQTQAGESWAEFAAVYDSLIASWLKKQGVAGADADDIRQEVMQTVVKEIAKFDHNGRTGAFRTWLRRITANRMRRHWSQRSRRVGENRAVDLGELADQLNDDASRLTHVWEADHDRFVLNRLLGMLNGRFAPRSLAAFRRLAIGQEPAERVASELGMTVGAARVAQHRVLRALKDLATGLVDA; from the coding sequence ATGAGCGAGGCGACGCGGATCACGCTCTTAGAACGGGTGCGGCAAACCCAAGCGGGGGAGTCGTGGGCCGAGTTCGCGGCTGTTTACGACTCGCTCATCGCCTCGTGGCTCAAGAAGCAGGGCGTCGCCGGCGCCGACGCCGACGACATCCGTCAGGAGGTCATGCAGACGGTCGTCAAAGAGATCGCCAAGTTCGACCACAACGGCCGCACCGGCGCGTTCCGCACCTGGCTCCGGCGGATCACCGCCAACCGGATGCGCCGACACTGGTCCCAGCGCAGCCGCCGCGTCGGCGAGAACCGCGCCGTTGACCTGGGGGAGCTGGCCGACCAGCTCAACGACGACGCCAGCCGGCTCACCCACGTCTGGGAGGCGGATCACGACCGCTTCGTGCTCAACCGGTTGTTGGGGATGCTCAACGGTCGCTTCGCGCCACGCAGCCTCGCCGCGTTCCGGCGGCTGGCGATCGGACAGGAGCCGGCCGAGCGGGTCGCGTCCGAGCTGGGCATGACGGTCGGCGCGGCGCGTGTGGCGCAGCACCGCGTCCTCCGCGCTCTCAAGGACCTCGCCACGGGGCTCGTTGACGCATGA
- the tmoT gene encoding Response regulator protein TmoT, translating to MTHSNEIGPAGAEALQLGLIESNASVRDAIVTTLASRGYRVRSFGSAEEYLTTDEAGRIDCLLLGYRQPGISSLELQRRLTAGPDAPPIVATSDPTDVPAAVRLLDGGAISLVQTPVRAEELAAVVARAIDWGAVRRRVASRFVQIGASVERLSPREKTVLQAIVAGQLNKAIAKQLDVSVRTVEGDRAKIVSKFGADTTGEVVGKYAEYQLLAECGKLIGLNEAAPAEAF from the coding sequence ATGACTCACTCGAACGAAATCGGCCCCGCTGGCGCCGAAGCGCTCCAACTCGGCCTGATCGAATCGAATGCCTCGGTCCGTGACGCCATCGTCACGACGCTCGCTTCGCGCGGTTACCGCGTGCGGTCTTTCGGCTCCGCCGAAGAGTACCTCACGACCGACGAAGCGGGGCGGATCGATTGCTTGCTGCTCGGCTACCGCCAACCCGGCATAAGCAGCCTCGAACTGCAACGGCGCCTCACCGCCGGGCCGGACGCGCCGCCGATCGTCGCGACGAGCGACCCGACCGACGTGCCGGCCGCCGTGCGACTGTTGGACGGTGGGGCCATCTCACTGGTGCAGACGCCCGTCCGCGCCGAAGAGCTCGCGGCCGTGGTCGCACGGGCGATCGACTGGGGCGCCGTCCGGCGACGCGTCGCGAGTCGCTTCGTCCAGATCGGTGCGTCGGTCGAGCGGCTCTCGCCCCGCGAGAAGACCGTCCTTCAGGCGATCGTCGCCGGCCAGCTGAACAAGGCGATCGCCAAGCAGCTCGATGTCTCGGTCCGCACGGTTGAGGGCGACCGGGCCAAGATCGTGAGCAAGTTCGGCGCCGACACCACCGGCGAAGTCGTCGGCAAGTACGCCGAGTACCAGCTGCTGGCCGAGTGCGGCAAGCTGATCGGCTTGAACGAGGCCGCGCCGGCGGAGGCGTTCTGA
- a CDS encoding Putative peptidoglycan binding domain protein — protein MRGWCSVAGVSAVVVVLVSAVGATAADYEFYGRSGDLIEIDLGSLPGVPGGAAFSSLEVGGFGNPHSGLTSSTLNQGTFANDGRFWVLPNPAADTPGEGDVDPAARGFQGVIQGNVRVNGVLKSFEVTVRPGYTGAGVGSVGQSLERLNRAANNELYVAQQQQRLRYLGYQREGGGEIVVDGDFGPNTDAALRTFQAAIVGGVNTTQANVDGIIGPNTAGWLNAANAPTWDELIDPDPQPTGTFSVSRMIGDFDLLPSCDPGGGCVRSGNTPQIERFGTSWAIELMEAGSAAAKDDTGITQLMNGMSTLDGYGSSAFHSTHRAGMDIDLHVTGSTHNFGNGSVSAAEQGVIDTAVAFIDAGSVGGPERGSILRIISSNEDILDGIRAARPSVSLSFDSSGGHRNHLHVDVGAPAQVAGLANLPGDFNLDGLVDAGDYTVWRDGLGVEYTTGDYTLWANNFGAGDAPGSAVAVPEPMACLIALAGCLVVPLALNRR, from the coding sequence ATGCGTGGCTGGTGTTCAGTAGCTGGCGTTTCTGCGGTGGTGGTGGTTCTCGTGTCGGCGGTGGGCGCAACGGCCGCCGACTACGAGTTCTACGGGCGTTCGGGCGATCTGATCGAGATCGACCTCGGGTCGCTCCCCGGCGTGCCGGGCGGCGCGGCGTTCTCGAGCCTAGAGGTCGGCGGCTTCGGCAATCCCCATTCGGGGCTCACGAGCAGCACGCTCAATCAGGGGACGTTCGCGAACGACGGACGGTTCTGGGTCCTCCCCAACCCGGCCGCCGACACGCCGGGCGAAGGCGACGTGGACCCAGCGGCACGCGGCTTCCAGGGCGTCATCCAGGGGAACGTGCGTGTCAACGGCGTGTTGAAATCGTTCGAGGTGACGGTCCGGCCCGGCTACACCGGCGCGGGCGTCGGCTCGGTGGGGCAGAGCCTAGAGCGTCTGAACCGCGCGGCGAACAACGAGCTGTACGTCGCCCAGCAGCAGCAGCGGCTGCGGTACCTCGGCTACCAGAGGGAGGGGGGCGGGGAGATCGTGGTCGATGGTGACTTCGGGCCCAACACCGACGCCGCGCTGCGCACCTTCCAAGCGGCGATCGTCGGCGGGGTGAACACGACCCAGGCGAACGTCGACGGGATCATCGGTCCCAATACGGCCGGCTGGCTCAACGCGGCGAACGCGCCGACCTGGGACGAGCTGATCGATCCCGACCCGCAGCCGACCGGCACGTTCAGCGTCTCGAGGATGATCGGCGACTTTGATCTCCTGCCGAGTTGCGACCCGGGTGGCGGCTGCGTCCGCTCGGGGAACACGCCCCAGATCGAGCGCTTCGGCACGAGCTGGGCGATCGAACTCATGGAGGCGGGCTCCGCCGCCGCGAAGGACGACACCGGCATCACGCAGCTGATGAACGGCATGTCCACCCTTGATGGCTACGGCTCCTCGGCTTTCCACAGCACGCACCGCGCGGGCATGGACATCGACCTGCACGTCACCGGATCGACGCACAACTTCGGAAACGGCTCCGTGAGTGCCGCCGAGCAGGGCGTGATCGACACGGCGGTCGCCTTCATCGACGCCGGCTCCGTGGGCGGACCCGAGCGTGGCAGCATTCTGCGCATCATCTCGTCGAACGAGGACATCCTCGACGGCATCCGCGCCGCGCGGCCGAGCGTCTCGCTCTCCTTCGACTCGTCGGGCGGGCACCGCAACCACCTGCACGTCGATGTCGGCGCCCCCGCCCAAGTCGCCGGCCTGGCGAACCTGCCGGGCGACTTCAACCTCGACGGCCTTGTCGACGCGGGGGACTACACCGTCTGGCGCGATGGCTTAGGCGTGGAGTACACCACGGGCGACTACACCCTTTGGGCGAACAACTTCGGGGCCGGCGACGCCCCCGGTTCGGCGGTTGCCGTGCCCGAGCCGATGGCTTGCCTGATCGCCCTGGCAGGATGCCTGGTGGTTCCGCTGGCTCTCAATCGCCGGTGA